Part of the Danaus plexippus chromosome 23, MEX_DaPlex, whole genome shotgun sequence genome is shown below.
TAaacttaaaatactatttttttaagtttcatttcCTGTTATTAGTCCTATGTTATAtagtatacaataaaaatatatattttttcttatacaataaacaatcatttttgtaattaaatcacAAATAATAACTCTCATCACAACTTATTTGTTACAATGTCATGTAAgaatagtataaattataatattaacataatttcagaaatcaattaaaaattaaaaaaaaattcagtcaGTCATTATTTACCTacttaatttaactaaaagaCGTAGTGGTACGTAAAAAATGGAATAACAAAATCCTACACAGCCAAACTAACCACTTGATGTAGATATACGTTTACAAAACAACGCCATAGCCTTAGAAAGCACAGCCTTTAACGAAGCTAAACAAACCAGTTTAacgataaacatatttttttaaccgtTTTTACTAACTGTCACTTTTAATCTCACACagttaaactatttataaaacccacaataataacgaataagcaaaaaaaaattttattaaattatagttgtcACACTTCGagtgattatatttttcatttaatatttaatgaaacataaaggtaaaagattaattttagctgtcattaaataattaattagttaaaaatatctttattaaaaaaaatatatctttattagctgtgaaattataatactttttttttttaaagaacttCTGTTCACTTTTCATTCAGTCTTATTTAGTGCTATCATTGACATCACCAGTAACGTTATTTGAGATGCACTCTGCCCCAGctgtagtaaaattaaattaaattctgtaggagaaatctgaaaaaaattaaatagcataAAATAGTTATCGGAAGGGATGACCTGAAAATTCAAGAATTCATTATGCTTATAAGTAAACAGCAAAAACACGTTATACCTATATATCTAagctaatattatttcaactcGATTTTCGTGTACTCCTCTGTGAtgggtatttttatttttatggttaaAACATCTGAACAGACAAGTTTAAACGGGTTTTCTTTCCGGTATGCGAAGTTCTTGACCGTCTAATAATCGGCTGGTATAAAAATGTagaacatacataaaataaacaaagagaGAGTGTAacttgttttgaaaatttacataagTTTATGGGAATAAAGCTAACAGAAATATCTGACAACTTATCCATAGATATAACCTTAATCTTATTCAATTAGGGaacaaaataagtataaaacttGGTTGaatttcttcataatatttaaagttcatAGGAAATATTTGAACTGAGCAAAAAATTAACACAAGTTAACTTAGTATATGGCAATCTATTTGTAGATGTCATGGcctaaattaacaatttatttcaatatatcacAGACTTTCGTGTGAGACAAGAGTTTGATAAATCTAATCATTTTGACATATAagtataagatatataatagtatatattaaaaaatcaaacttatttatgtattaccCGGTCAGAAACTTTCACTCAATTCAAACCAGATCTAGCTGTCTAATGGTCAACGAgactgaatttttattatgcaaggatgaatactatttttttttattaatatgctacattcatattttaaggTTGACATATTGGTGTGCCATAAGCATTTGCTTTCTAACAATTCTAGACATTGTTAaatgctataaaattaaaaaaaaaatgtctttggaatgtaaacattttaaattaatttgtgatAGCACCAAATTTTAAACTCGTTCCATGGTTATTATCGAATTGGGTTGATACAACttactttcttatttatattttgtaacatgaTACACGGAAAACATGCTTTCTCACGGTGAAACTGTTTTCTAgtgtaataacatattttactcaaacatttcacttaaatgaaaacaacttttataaacaaaacatttattgggaataatttattatcataagttaaataaataaataaataaataaataatctttgtaCATTCACTAAGTCACCATACTCTCTGATGATTTACTTGTGAGGGGCGTAGGCGCCGTAAGCCAAATTCTGGGCGTCGTCAATGTTTTTGTTCCAGTCAGATCCGTAGCCCGAAAATCCATGCCCATGACTGACATCGTGGGACAAGTGATCGATGTGAACAGGGTGGCTCTCATGGTGGTGGGGCACGACTTCATAGGTTGTTTTGGTGTGTTCCTGTTTCAGGCACCAAGCGACGAATAAAATGACGGCAAGTACGAGGGCAATCTTAGCGGTGGCTAAAGCCTTAAGGGCGATAAGCTTCACTATGAAAAGTTTTCCAAGGAGCACCTTAGCACCTAGCAGCCCAATTATGGCACCAAGACCACTTCCTCCCTTCTTCTTTCCACGGCctgaaaaagattttattgtgGATAtgtcaaaaatacatttatttcaattgtgactaatatctaaaaacaattttccaCAATTTTCTGACCTTCTTCGAGAGATCGCTGCATTTCCTCTTTATCGGCTTGGTTCATTTTAACCTCGAGAGCGTGAGTTTCGAAAAGGCTGACGACTCCATCCACAAGTCTGTAGTTAACTTCAGCATCTCTGGCAGTAGGGTCCACAGGTAAGGTGTCAAGTTTTTTTCCAGCTCTCACATCTGGCTCTCCTTTCAAAACAACACCTTCAGCGATCGCAACGCTGCGGGCAGCCCTCAAATTGTCAACGATCCTCAATAATTTCTCCTGtaagacaaaattattacctttattacacgataaaataaaattaatgtagcGGCTGTATCAAAGAAAGGTACGCTAACGGTTGCGGTTGTAATTTAAATCCACCTGTCGGgatgaaattatatgaaattatccTGTTTTAAAGCCGCTTGAAACTCAACCGGTCACTGCCACCTTCCATTCTCACTTCACtttcactataataataaaattatggacCTTAACACACAAAATGTAATCGCCTCTGCAGTCCTTGACGAAATTGATTGCTGTTTCCAGAGTATTGTCACTGTCATCAGCACGAGCGAGGGCTCCGAGAGCAAGAAGTACAAAGACGGCCaccttcattttattaattttttttttgtatatttttttaatttgttggtCTTATTTCGCGATTCGAATAGGTTTGCTGTGGTCCGCACGCTGCCTTACAGTTTTATCATTCTCCCTCCCTCTACTCGGTTATCTATCAGTGTGATACAAAACTCTCATctaggttaaaaatatatcgaattCATCTCGGACCCTAATGTTTATGCAAATGAGTTTACTTTGTACATATTTGTTGATTTTTGGGCGTTTTCTTTGCGTTCGAAAACGAGAAGTTATGTCAGATATGAATATGGTGAAAgcgttttcaattattaatatttatttatatttttcattaggCTTACGCTGtgatttgattattaaaataataatttaagacttTCTATAACAGAAATTGgtattcgttttattaaattatattaatatgtaatatgaaaTCTGATCTATAGAAATCACTTTCACGTTCTAACTCGGTATAATCTGTTAGAGCTGGTGTTCTAAGCCACAGCTTTGACCTTAACTTAACAATACTAGAACTTGTAATGCAATGACTATATACAAACCCTTTGGAATACGCAATCATTAAGTGTCAGCATCATACTCATTATTAGatacaattatatgaaattctaaattattactGTTCAGTTTTAATTTCAGAAATCTTTCGTAACCTTAgagaatttgaaaaatttggttttgggaaattttataagtaagaaTTGcaacgttatttttataaaaatgttgttaacaATACAATTTGTGATACCAAAAGCGTGTAAGAAGTGTTCAATTCGTTTTTGCTTAGTCAATTTAatgattgaattttattagtttgagtgaaaatccttaaaaataaaatatattatatttttttattttatttaattttagcatttttccattaattttcaaagattTGTTTATCATCTTCGAACTGAGTACTATGGTACAAAACCAAAATAGTGTAATCCGTTTGTTCGATCAAGCTTCGTGGgtactttaaatatgttattgagAATCTGTTACTTAGTTACTGCAATacttatactataataatgtttgacaAGCACGCGCAGAATACAGCTTCGTTATCATCAATAACTTTGGTTCATCATCTTAacgagaaaacaaaaataagctcatatttataatttttttagtctgATATAAATAAGCAGTGAAAGCTGTCTGTTATTAAATCGATTACTCGGTACATTTGATATATGATTTGTATTTTACATGTGTACGTAAAACACGTGTGAGCTATTCGATATGGAAAATTCAGATTGTCTGTTAGAGAGCTTTAGATATCACGACACGATTTTGATACGGTCAAAACTGTGCCACTTTTTACTCTTAGGAGGCtcaaaagtttattatatatatatgtgtgtgtgtgtgtgtgtgtatgtgtgtctatgtatgtacttatataatagttttgattataaaaattacttaaatttttgtataagagGTGTTTTACTAACGAGAGTCAGAATTGCGAATTAACGTATAAAAAACGTCACTTAAAGATAAAACTAGGTATACtttgtgtaataataataatgaataaaaaaactgatagTTTTGGTGTTTtggtgataaaataataatagtgttaTTAGGAAAAGACATAATTTCCAGACtcaattatacattttcataactGAAACTGTTGTACTATAGTACgtaggttttaataaaaataattacgatagaataaaaaataatataaaatataaatcaataaaattttaaaaatattgtccaCATTCAAAATCATTGAATCTAAACGACATCTCACGACACGTCCGATTTTTAATACTCTTCCATGTAATATATACTCGCTAAACGAGACCGAACtttcattttcttaatttttactttcgATTGACTGCTGGTTTGATTCTTTAATATTCGCTttcaaaactaattatatgacaaaatatatatttcatcgGTGTAACGGTACTGCTacgttattatatgaatattttaagatacgAAAGAATCTGCAGACGTATCGTttgttgtttgaatttttgaaaACTCCGCGTTCGAgctattattacaaaaatattacgaaaaaaaataatgaacagatattttaatatggcaATACAAgaatgaaatgtataaaatatattatttaaatgtataaagtcgtaagaataattaattttatagaacataatacttatgatatataaaaaataagtaccgTAACATAATAGTAACAGCCGTAAAAGACATAACTTTTTACAATCTCGTTAAATTGTTCGTCTTTCCAGTATAAGTGAAAACACAGTCTGATGAAGCACACGACTTCGAAtaaggatattaaaaatataaatttctaacgAGAATTTGAACGAGATTTGAAatcttttaagaaatatttattctcatttaaacttctgataaatatttaaaaacatgagGTTAATGAACAAAGACAAAtctcaatttttaaatgaaacgcgATCTCATTAAACTCGTTAACGTTAAATAGTTAACTAAGtcgatcaaataaaaataacttcaaaagGAGACGCGAGGAAACAAAGCGACATATctattacaaagaaaatacacccccaaaagtaaaaaaaaatgtattgctttgattttaaatctttcgttTTTCAAAcactatatttttgtatgtctgTAATTTCtctaaattaaagtattattttgagGTTCTATTTCAtcgtttaaaagaatattgttttaatacgaTTATTGCAtacgttttcaataaaactacgattttattttatttacacatatcGCGGCATATATGCAAAACGTGACAAACAgtcaatcaattttaattaaaacctatatgacattatttaattaattacgtttatattaaaaaaatctacgtatcaaatagtaaaaaaaaagaacctaataaaaaatattgctgcCTTAGAGTTACTCAAAGCAATTGAATTTTTGAACGGCAGACGTTTCGTTTACGCACCGCATGCCATACCTACGTAAGGAGAATATTTAACGAGACTGTAACAAAAATGTCTTGCACgtgcaaaaattttgttttgagcATTCAagctaaactaaaatataatttgtattatacttaacatttttaattgtttttttatctaataatatacctaatttaatttatgcgTGCCTTGGCCAATGAATCACAAAAGGTAGCAGCTAGCAGTGGAATtgcaatcatttaaaaatgttttaaaagcgattcatttattaatgttgctattaaaaaaaatatatttttatttcttaggtttattatgaattttttgtatatggaATGTCACTGAATGTTGCGTTCAGAAATTCCGGAGTTAGGTGTGGCGTGGCAAAGTAAGTAATATTTGCATCACTTTCTATTATTCTGTGCTTGCATTAAAACGAAGATGTATTTAATGTGTATAATctctataatgaaatatataatatgtttaaacacTCACGGtactagaatttttatttctttcttaacATTCTTAATCTGTAATTTCGACTTTGGTGAATTGCCATGTTCATAAGGAGATGTCTTGTTGTttcaataatatctttattataaaaattttactgtgtaaatgaataataaaaaaatttttttttataataaatataaaatacttattatttaaaaatgggctatacaatttttttattgctaacaacTCATAAggcaaaaattaaatgatttttttataaccaaagtaaagcaaaaatttcttgagtatattttttgagaccttattttaaacgttttagATTATAAGAACTACTAAATTAAGGAAGAAATGAAAATCATGTTTTCTTGTTATACTGTTTCTGGTGTAGAATAAAGATTGTAGGCAAGTGCATTCAAAATTCTTTGAAATCATTGTTGTGGTCGCGATATTCCAAAACTTGCTGATGAAGAGATGAAGAAGATAGGAATAATGACAAAAAGATTCCAAACTACTCTTACTAGCGACACGACATCTAGAcaccttattattatttataagcatAACAAGTTATTCTATTTAGGATACACATCAGAATAGCAAAACatgtattttcaaattatttcatttctgtTTAAACAAACTGCTGCCATCTGACGTTTATTTTTAGAACTTAAACTTGATATCTTATCAACAATACAGAATATTAGTATTTAGCTTCTTTcgaaatattttccttttttattaataagaaaatttatgcaATAAGACTTATTTCCTTACCTAcagacatttattatattaaataaatctttattctagtaaataaatcttttctaaatatgttttcttaaaaatgtatgttaaaataattcttagaaagaaaagaaaaaagtatatatgaagcaatattttttagattatatttattttttaaaggtaaGTTATTCTATCAAAGTTCCTGTAGGTTTAGATTAGCAAAGTcgcattaaaaatgttttgctatTATTAGCCTGGAATGCATTTCAATGTTGAATCGtgcaataacaatataaaagtgtTCATTAACCAAAATGATCGGGACATTTATCAAGGATGATCCTTATATACACGATTAAACACGAAATAATTTATCGATAAATGAGAATAAGAAAACTAAAGTCGTAACCcttaaactttaaaagtaatagGTCCTAAACTTATCTATTTATTCCTACGgaatcacaaaatataatatttttggccACTGAACCAGAGTTTTTCGGAATTTTTAGAATGATTTCAAAGAAAACATACGCTAGTCTTTCCAACACACAGAATTTGAAAGCATATTTCAAGTGACggaaaatctttattttttgttcttacTTACTGTCAGCGATATTCGAATGAGTCTAGGTGCAGTCTAGACTTGGGACAGTAATGGACTGAccttaaagttttaattactttaaattaaatttccctTTAACTGATTTAAAgggaaacttatttaaaatgattaagtTTAGAAAAACCATTAAATAAGTGCAAGTTGACTTTAATCAAAGACTCAGCTCCCTAAAAATAgccaaataaaagataatagttttattataaggtatagcatagtatattataaaaaaagggtataaacattattcaaaGATTGTCATTCCGGTTATAATTGGCAGACTGcctattgtattatatatatatatatgtattgcatATGTTAGCAGTTTTGATTATCGAGCcactaaaatattgattgctatattaatataatcgtGCTTACGCTTGTAACCTGCTcatgctttaaatatataaaacaaatgccGTTTTGAGCCAGTGACTTGATAAATTAGCTTCTATCATACAACAACcatctttaataaaactactcTCACACAAGTTTGACAAAAATCATTGTAATAAAGGTagtaattaaatctttaataaatcaacTTCTTTCTTATAattcgttaatatttaattttaccgtTCCAATATCTttcttgtattgtatttttttcattgggTTTTAAGCTTACCGGTACATAAAATTCTTGTTTGTATTCTAATGTTCTgtactattaaataatgtatttaaaactggaggtttatttatacagattgaaaaaatacataataaagtatattttaaactgaagTACTTCAAGTTAAAGATAAACTCGTACTTAGCTCAGAGTTTAGTAATACacatgatattataatacaataatagacttataattctatataataaagaaaatgtttgaatTGTTGTTTCATAGTTAACAACATGAGCGGTTCCCATAATCATGTTATTTGTCGGTTTGATTGAGAATATTAACTTTCCTTGTAAACATGTGTTCGATTCATTCGGATTTAACGACTTTCATGTAGAGGTCCGACACATCAAATAAATCGTTATTTTTGTTGTGAAAACAAGATTTTTTCCATGCGCAATCAAATCGTGGTTACATTGTGTGTAGGCTAATTGTGATTAATGTgttggataaaatattaaacccaTTAAAATCAAAGTTCCATAACgtgaatgtaattttttttcatcatcatTTTCTTGTCACATTCTTATCTTTTCTTTGTAGGTTTTGAATGagtcaaacaaaattttttctttagctATCTCCATTTCTGTAGGTATAAGAACTTTATACGTGTATaggatttaaaatgtatttattcttaaatcacTTATGCTTTCAAATTAGAGTGCCTGTTACTATAGTTACTATCATCTCGTGTGTCCGTGATCCGAGTTgct
Proteins encoded:
- the LOC116774800 gene encoding uncharacterized protein LOC116774800, coding for MKVAVFVLLALGALARADDSDNTLETAINFVKDCRGDYILCVKEKLLRIVDNLRAARSVAIAEGVVLKGEPDVRAGKKLDTLPVDPTARDAEVNYRLVDGVVSLFETHALEVKMNQADKEEMQRSLEEGRGKKKGGSGLGAIIGLLGAKVLLGKLFIVKLIALKALATAKIALVLAVILFVAWCLKQEHTKTTYEVVPHHHESHPVHIDHLSHDVSHGHGFSGYGSDWNKNIDDAQNLAYGAYAPHK